One genomic segment of Mangifera indica cultivar Alphonso chromosome 6, CATAS_Mindica_2.1, whole genome shotgun sequence includes these proteins:
- the LOC123219550 gene encoding phospholipid:diacylglycerol acyltransferase 1-like isoform X3, which yields MSMDNETGLDPPGIRVRAVSGLVAADYFAPGYFVWAVLIANLARLGYEEKNMYMASYDWRLSYQNTEVRDGTLSHIKSIIELMVSTNGGNRAVIIPHSMGVLYFLHFMKWVEAPAPMGGGGGPDWCAKHIKAVMNIGGPFLGVPKSIAGLLSAEAKDIAVARAITPSFLDHDLFHLQTLQRVMQMSRTWDSTMSMIPKGGDTIWGDLDWSPEEDYAPSIRKQKRNVTLVLNKDEIGSMASQTRLKRYGRIISFGKDVADAPSPEIERIDFRGAYKGSSVANNTCRDVWTEYHDMGIEGIKAIAEYKVYTAGSLIDLLHFVAPKMMARGSAHFSYGIADNLDDPKYQHYKYWSNPLETKLPNAPDMEIFSLYGSGLPTERGYVYKFSSAAECYIPFHIDTSANGGDEDSCLLDGVYTVDGDQTVPVLSAGYMCAKGWRGKTRFNPSGIRTFIREYDHSPPANLLEGRGTLSGDHVDIMGNFALIEDILRVAAGATGEELGGDQVYSDIFKWSEKIKLQL from the exons ATGTCAATGGATAATGAAACAGGACTAGATCCACCCGGTATTAGGGTCAGGGCCGTCTCTGGACTTGTGGCTGCTGATTATTTTGCTCCAGGTTATTTTGTTTGGGCAGTTCTGATCGCTAACTTGGCACGACTTGGATATGAGGAGAAAAACATGTATATGGCTTCTTATGATTGGAGACTCTCATATCAAAACACTGAA GTAAGGGACGGAACACTAAGCCACATAAAAAGTATAATAGAATTGATGGTATCGACAAATGGGGGGAACAGGGCAGTTATTATTCCACATTCTATGGGTGTTTTGTACTTCTTGCATTTTATGAAATGGGTTGAGGCACCAGCTCCAatgggtggtggtggtggaccTGATTGGTGCGCCAAACATATAAAGGCAGTGATGAACATTGGTGGACCATTTTTAGGCGTTCCAAAATCTATAGCTGGGCTATTATCTGCTGAAGCCAAAGATATTGCAGTTGCCAG GGCCATCACGCCTAGCTTTCTGGATCATGATTTATTTCACCTTCAAACATTACAGCGTGTAATGCAGATGTCCCGCACATGGGATTCAACCATGTCAATGATACCGAAAGGTGGGGACACTATATGGGGTGATCTTGACTGGTCACCTGAAGAAGACTATGCTCCTAGCATaagaaagcaaaaaagaaatgtCACCCTGGTTTTGAATAAAGACGAGATTGGAAGCATGGCTTCTCAAACAAGGCTTAAAAGATATGGAAGAATTATATCTTTTGGGAAAGATGTTGCAGATGCACCTTCCCCTGAGATTGAAAGAATTGATTTTAGG GGTGCTTATAAGGGTTCTAGCGTAGCAAATAATACCTGTCGAGATGTGTGGACGGAATACCATGACATGGGAATTGAAGGTATCAAAGCTATAGCTGAATATAAAGTTTACACAGCTGGATCACTTATAGATCTGCTACATTTTGTTGCTCCAAAAATGATGGCACGTGGTAGTGCTCATTTCTCGTATGGAATTGCTGACAATTTGGATGACCCAAAATACCAGCACTACAAATATTGGTCAAATCCCTTAGAGACaaa GTTACCAAATGCTCCAGATATGGAAATCTTTTCTCTGTATGGATCTGGCTTACCAACTGAAAGAGGTTATGTTTACAAATTCTCTTCTGCTGCTGAGTGCTACATTCCATTTCACATCGATACTTCAGCAAATGGTGGAGATGAAGATAGTTGTCTTCTAGATGGAGTCTATACTGTTGACGGGGATCAGACTGTACCTGTTTTAAGTGCAGGATACATGTGCGCTAAAGGTTGGCGCGGAAAAACCAGATTTAATCCTTCAGGAATTCGGACATTCATTAGAGAGTATGATCATTCTCCTCCAGCCAATCTGTTGGAAGGGCGAGGCACTTTGAGCGGTGATCATGTTGATATAATGGGAAATTTTGCTCTAATTGAGGATATTCTAAGGGTGGCAGCTGGAGCAACAGGAGAAGAATTGGGAGGTGATCAAGTTTACTCTGACATCTTCAAGTGGTCTGAGAAGATAAAACTGCAACTGTAA
- the LOC123219550 gene encoding phospholipid:diacylglycerol acyltransferase 1-like isoform X2, with the protein MMPLCWVEHMSMDNETGLDPPGIRVRAVSGLVAADYFAPGYFVWAVLIANLARLGYEEKNMYMASYDWRLSYQNTEVRDGTLSHIKSIIELMVSTNGGNRAVIIPHSMGVLYFLHFMKWVEAPAPMGGGGGPDWCAKHIKAVMNIGGPFLGVPKSIAGLLSAEAKDIAVARAITPSFLDHDLFHLQTLQRVMQMSRTWDSTMSMIPKGGDTIWGDLDWSPEEDYAPSIRKQKRNVTLVLNKDEIGSMASQTRLKRYGRIISFGKDVADAPSPEIERIDFRGAYKGSSVANNTCRDVWTEYHDMGIEGIKAIAEYKVYTAGSLIDLLHFVAPKMMARGSAHFSYGIADNLDDPKYQHYKYWSNPLETKLPNAPDMEIFSLYGSGLPTERGYVYKFSSAAECYIPFHIDTSANGGDEDSCLLDGVYTVDGDQTVPVLSAGYMCAKGWRGKTRFNPSGIRTFIREYDHSPPANLLEGRGTLSGDHVDIMGNFALIEDILRVAAGATGEELGGDQVYSDIFKWSEKIKLQL; encoded by the exons ATGAT GCCTCTATGTTGGGTGGAGCACATGTCAATGGATAATGAAACAGGACTAGATCCACCCGGTATTAGGGTCAGGGCCGTCTCTGGACTTGTGGCTGCTGATTATTTTGCTCCAGGTTATTTTGTTTGGGCAGTTCTGATCGCTAACTTGGCACGACTTGGATATGAGGAGAAAAACATGTATATGGCTTCTTATGATTGGAGACTCTCATATCAAAACACTGAA GTAAGGGACGGAACACTAAGCCACATAAAAAGTATAATAGAATTGATGGTATCGACAAATGGGGGGAACAGGGCAGTTATTATTCCACATTCTATGGGTGTTTTGTACTTCTTGCATTTTATGAAATGGGTTGAGGCACCAGCTCCAatgggtggtggtggtggaccTGATTGGTGCGCCAAACATATAAAGGCAGTGATGAACATTGGTGGACCATTTTTAGGCGTTCCAAAATCTATAGCTGGGCTATTATCTGCTGAAGCCAAAGATATTGCAGTTGCCAG GGCCATCACGCCTAGCTTTCTGGATCATGATTTATTTCACCTTCAAACATTACAGCGTGTAATGCAGATGTCCCGCACATGGGATTCAACCATGTCAATGATACCGAAAGGTGGGGACACTATATGGGGTGATCTTGACTGGTCACCTGAAGAAGACTATGCTCCTAGCATaagaaagcaaaaaagaaatgtCACCCTGGTTTTGAATAAAGACGAGATTGGAAGCATGGCTTCTCAAACAAGGCTTAAAAGATATGGAAGAATTATATCTTTTGGGAAAGATGTTGCAGATGCACCTTCCCCTGAGATTGAAAGAATTGATTTTAGG GGTGCTTATAAGGGTTCTAGCGTAGCAAATAATACCTGTCGAGATGTGTGGACGGAATACCATGACATGGGAATTGAAGGTATCAAAGCTATAGCTGAATATAAAGTTTACACAGCTGGATCACTTATAGATCTGCTACATTTTGTTGCTCCAAAAATGATGGCACGTGGTAGTGCTCATTTCTCGTATGGAATTGCTGACAATTTGGATGACCCAAAATACCAGCACTACAAATATTGGTCAAATCCCTTAGAGACaaa GTTACCAAATGCTCCAGATATGGAAATCTTTTCTCTGTATGGATCTGGCTTACCAACTGAAAGAGGTTATGTTTACAAATTCTCTTCTGCTGCTGAGTGCTACATTCCATTTCACATCGATACTTCAGCAAATGGTGGAGATGAAGATAGTTGTCTTCTAGATGGAGTCTATACTGTTGACGGGGATCAGACTGTACCTGTTTTAAGTGCAGGATACATGTGCGCTAAAGGTTGGCGCGGAAAAACCAGATTTAATCCTTCAGGAATTCGGACATTCATTAGAGAGTATGATCATTCTCCTCCAGCCAATCTGTTGGAAGGGCGAGGCACTTTGAGCGGTGATCATGTTGATATAATGGGAAATTTTGCTCTAATTGAGGATATTCTAAGGGTGGCAGCTGGAGCAACAGGAGAAGAATTGGGAGGTGATCAAGTTTACTCTGACATCTTCAAGTGGTCTGAGAAGATAAAACTGCAACTGTAA
- the LOC123219550 gene encoding phospholipid:diacylglycerol acyltransferase 1-like isoform X1, with protein MSFLRRRKQTTTTEPEANDAEPNIIEEDDKKEKFAGKDTKALENGKIQPKKWSCIDSCCWFIGCICVTWWLLLFLYNAMPTSINQYVTEAITGAVPDPPGVKLAKEGLKVKHPVVFVPGIVTAGLELWEGHPCAEGLFRKRLWGGTFGEVYKRPLCWVEHMSMDNETGLDPPGIRVRAVSGLVAADYFAPGYFVWAVLIANLARLGYEEKNMYMASYDWRLSYQNTEVRDGTLSHIKSIIELMVSTNGGNRAVIIPHSMGVLYFLHFMKWVEAPAPMGGGGGPDWCAKHIKAVMNIGGPFLGVPKSIAGLLSAEAKDIAVARAITPSFLDHDLFHLQTLQRVMQMSRTWDSTMSMIPKGGDTIWGDLDWSPEEDYAPSIRKQKRNVTLVLNKDEIGSMASQTRLKRYGRIISFGKDVADAPSPEIERIDFRGAYKGSSVANNTCRDVWTEYHDMGIEGIKAIAEYKVYTAGSLIDLLHFVAPKMMARGSAHFSYGIADNLDDPKYQHYKYWSNPLETKLPNAPDMEIFSLYGSGLPTERGYVYKFSSAAECYIPFHIDTSANGGDEDSCLLDGVYTVDGDQTVPVLSAGYMCAKGWRGKTRFNPSGIRTFIREYDHSPPANLLEGRGTLSGDHVDIMGNFALIEDILRVAAGATGEELGGDQVYSDIFKWSEKIKLQL; from the exons ATGTCTTTTCTtcgaagaagaaaacaaaccacGACCACAGAGCCAGAGGCCAACGATGCAGAGCCCAACATAATCGAAGAAGATGATAAGAAGGAAAAATTCGCTGGAAAAGACACAAAAGCCCTTGAAAATGGGAAAATACAGCCGAAGAAATGGTCGTGCATCGATTCGTGTTGTTGGTTTATTGGTTGCATATGTGTGACGTGGTGGCTTCTACTTTTTCTGTACAACGCCATGCCGACGTCAATTAATCAATACGTCACGGAAGCGATTACGGGGGCGGTGCCGGATCCCCCGGGCGTGAAACTGGCGAAGGAGGGGTTGAAGGTGAAGCATCCGGTGGTTTTCGTGCCTGGGATCGTGACAGCTGGATTAGAGTTGTGGGAAGGTCACCCTTGTGCTGAGGGGCTTTTCAGGAAACGCTTGTGGGGTGGCACTTTTGGTGAGGTCTATAAGAG GCCTCTATGTTGGGTGGAGCACATGTCAATGGATAATGAAACAGGACTAGATCCACCCGGTATTAGGGTCAGGGCCGTCTCTGGACTTGTGGCTGCTGATTATTTTGCTCCAGGTTATTTTGTTTGGGCAGTTCTGATCGCTAACTTGGCACGACTTGGATATGAGGAGAAAAACATGTATATGGCTTCTTATGATTGGAGACTCTCATATCAAAACACTGAA GTAAGGGACGGAACACTAAGCCACATAAAAAGTATAATAGAATTGATGGTATCGACAAATGGGGGGAACAGGGCAGTTATTATTCCACATTCTATGGGTGTTTTGTACTTCTTGCATTTTATGAAATGGGTTGAGGCACCAGCTCCAatgggtggtggtggtggaccTGATTGGTGCGCCAAACATATAAAGGCAGTGATGAACATTGGTGGACCATTTTTAGGCGTTCCAAAATCTATAGCTGGGCTATTATCTGCTGAAGCCAAAGATATTGCAGTTGCCAG GGCCATCACGCCTAGCTTTCTGGATCATGATTTATTTCACCTTCAAACATTACAGCGTGTAATGCAGATGTCCCGCACATGGGATTCAACCATGTCAATGATACCGAAAGGTGGGGACACTATATGGGGTGATCTTGACTGGTCACCTGAAGAAGACTATGCTCCTAGCATaagaaagcaaaaaagaaatgtCACCCTGGTTTTGAATAAAGACGAGATTGGAAGCATGGCTTCTCAAACAAGGCTTAAAAGATATGGAAGAATTATATCTTTTGGGAAAGATGTTGCAGATGCACCTTCCCCTGAGATTGAAAGAATTGATTTTAGG GGTGCTTATAAGGGTTCTAGCGTAGCAAATAATACCTGTCGAGATGTGTGGACGGAATACCATGACATGGGAATTGAAGGTATCAAAGCTATAGCTGAATATAAAGTTTACACAGCTGGATCACTTATAGATCTGCTACATTTTGTTGCTCCAAAAATGATGGCACGTGGTAGTGCTCATTTCTCGTATGGAATTGCTGACAATTTGGATGACCCAAAATACCAGCACTACAAATATTGGTCAAATCCCTTAGAGACaaa GTTACCAAATGCTCCAGATATGGAAATCTTTTCTCTGTATGGATCTGGCTTACCAACTGAAAGAGGTTATGTTTACAAATTCTCTTCTGCTGCTGAGTGCTACATTCCATTTCACATCGATACTTCAGCAAATGGTGGAGATGAAGATAGTTGTCTTCTAGATGGAGTCTATACTGTTGACGGGGATCAGACTGTACCTGTTTTAAGTGCAGGATACATGTGCGCTAAAGGTTGGCGCGGAAAAACCAGATTTAATCCTTCAGGAATTCGGACATTCATTAGAGAGTATGATCATTCTCCTCCAGCCAATCTGTTGGAAGGGCGAGGCACTTTGAGCGGTGATCATGTTGATATAATGGGAAATTTTGCTCTAATTGAGGATATTCTAAGGGTGGCAGCTGGAGCAACAGGAGAAGAATTGGGAGGTGATCAAGTTTACTCTGACATCTTCAAGTGGTCTGAGAAGATAAAACTGCAACTGTAA